The following are encoded together in the Rhizoctonia solani chromosome 10, complete sequence genome:
- a CDS encoding Copia-like polyprotein/retrotransposon encodes MEAEYMALSHACTQAMWLRQFFEELQYVADTPTLIVSDNLAALALSEESQFHGQSKHIDIRHHFMRDLIEKRKVATLYVPTKENLANAFTKALPAPQFSYLMQGIMGKPMSEG; translated from the coding sequence ATGGAAGCGGAGTATATGGCGTTATCTCACGCATGTACTCAAGCTATGTGGCTCCGTCAATTTTTTGAGGAATTACAATACGTTGCTGACACACCAACATTAATCGTTTCAGACAACCTCGCTGCGCTCGCTCTGTCCGAAGAATCGCAATTCCATGGACAATCAAAACACATCGACATCCGACACCACTTCATGCGAGATCTCATAGAGAAACGCAAGGTAGCTACACTGTACGTACCAACTAAAGAAAACTTAGCCAACGCTTTTACTAAAGCGTTACCCGCACCACAGTTTAGTTATCTAATGCAAGGAATCATGGGCAAGCCGATGAGCGAAGGATAA
- a CDS encoding Retrovirus-related Pol polyprotein from transposon TNT 1-94, with amino-acid sequence MTHADSAAERPKEPAGTGGVHTVSKEEKSDLNKPVDIKSEPKIEQKASNKPTKLTHNNVLKPYTTRSHSAMRINPSATTNALQQLNTLTSGTNNAGVQTRSRNPNVAPIKLDNVQGGITLKIRHPPMSGQSGSQPKNETANLLIEFSDVPITPSDPNSSDDTVPSAYNFFDSPSTVLPTDTGTPDLTYSMVTPTTPEPTIDKLCEQFEQLYLNEPSIPKQPNPTLASSGDMEPTWTFINNEPPTPTTNSPTVAEALSGPNAEEWWKAMAKEVSTLKRMGTYELTDLPPERKAMGNKWVLVLKHDENGTPIRHKARLVAQGFSQQPGIDFDKTFAPVVRLDSIRTLVSIANQYDWDIRQLNVNSAYLHAEVDEDLYMQQIPYFSDGTNKVLKLKRSIYGLKQAGRMWNKLYNTKLKAIGYTPCFTDACVYHRINNINGELCVSIIATHVDDSIVISSPNHSDITISELLRAFDMRDLGPIHHFLGIAFQRDRKNGIITLNQAAYINSLVDYAGLAEAYPADTPFSPTVQLT; translated from the coding sequence atgactcATGCCGACAGCGCTGCGGAACGACCGAAAGAACCTGCTggaacagggggagtgcaTACAGTCAGCAAGGAAGAAAAGAGTGACTTGAACAAACCTGTAGATATAAAAAGTGAGCCTAAGATTGAACAAAAAGCATCCAACAAACCAACGAAACTCACTCACAATAATGTACTTAAACCTTATACTACTCGTTCTCACTCTGCTATGCGCATTAACCCTAGCGCGACTACGAATGCACTACAACAACTCAACACACTTACGTCCGGAACCAACAACGCAGGAGTCCAAACCCGCAGTCGGAATCCTAATGTTGCTCCCATCAAACTCGACAACGTGCAAGGAGGGATTACCCTCAAGATCCGGCACCCTCCCATGTCCGGTCAGTCAGGTTCTCAGCCAAAGAACGAAACTGCTAACCTTTTAATAGAGTTCTCCGATGTCCCTATCACGCCCAGCGACCCCAATAGCTCCGACGACACTGTACCTAGCGCATACAACTTCTTCGACAGTCCCTCCACCGTACTACCCACCGATACCGGCACCCCGGACCTTACCTACTCGATGGTCACCCCAACAACACCCGAACCAACCATCGACAAACTTTGCGAACAATTCGAACAGCTATACCTCAATGAACCATCGATCCCCAAACAGCCGAACCCCACCTTGGCGTCGTCCGGAGATATGGAACCAACGTGGACGTTCATCAACAATGAACCGCCGACGCCGACGACCAACAGTCCTACCGTTGCGGAGGCGCTATCCGGGCCAAACGCAGAGGAATGGTGGAAGGCGATGGCCAAGGAGGTCAGCACCCTCAAACGAATGGGAACGTACGAACTAACAGACTTACCACCCGAACGCAAGGCGATGGGGAACAAATGGGTCCTTGTACTCAAGCACGACGAGAACGGCACACCCATCCGACACAAGGCAAGACTTGTAGCCCAAGGATTTAGTCAGCAACCCGGCATTGATTTTGACAAGACATTCGCACCCGTCGTACGTCTTGATTCAATCCGTACGCTCGTATCAATCGCTAACCAGTACGATTGGGATATACGACAGCTCAATGTAAACTCGGCTTACCTACACGCCGAAGTTGACGAAGATTTATACATGCAGCAAATCCCTTATTTTAGCGACGGTACGAACAAAGTGTTAAAATTAAAGCGATCAATTTACGGACTGAAACAAGCAGGACGGATGTGGAATAAACTATACAACACAAAGCTGAAAGCAATCGGATACACACCATGCTTTACCGACGCATGTGTATACCACCGAATCAACAACATTAACGGTGAGCTGTGTGTGTCAATCATAGCTACACATGTTGACGATTCAATTGTCATATCATCGCCGAACCACTCTGATATTACAATATCCGAACTCTTGCGCGCATTTGACATGCGCGACCTCGGACCGATACATCACTTCCTTGGAATAGCATTCCAACGCGATCGTAAGAATGGCATCATCACACTCAACCAAGCAGCATATATTAACTCACTAGTTGATTATGCAGGCCTTGCAGAAGCTTACCCCGCCGACACTCCTTTTAGCCCGACCGTACAACTCACTTGA
- a CDS encoding integrase core domain protein has product MAEAVASTSAPGAASGTHRIAPLRGTENYNMWRIQMEDILSDLDLYGYVNKTIIAPSKTVLKTERNRKDDEGKPLPDYEYTATNDEYTKWVKADRKALSNIRLRVDGSVLNLIQGCTTSADAWNALATTYQVKGTVGLIDLQRKFFSHRMTDGEDIEEHIQRMRGWFQRINNISPGSCTEADWITTLIASLPDSWDSFSQSVSFQFDLQDNSALSNQVNDIRSRTTAEAHRKNARNPEGKAFFSTNKASFNKPIRTGSKGPDKSKSKCNNCGKIGHWAAKCRGPGGGAYKPGQNNGKGTNRKFNAPNKARNGNARTHIAVEDNNSRADYAFSTLENSNIYGSKPTNTWIADSGTTTHIANNRSLFSEYNRSTGYVTGVTGKEPILGRGTVELLCLADPDKDEYRSIKLTNVAYVPSSPANLISLSLVTDKGYRISMDWDQLVIYSANNDPITYGSKLSDRKHGNLWKISGTAVSKETARMKKTTNELALMKQTGRTWFEWHKTLGHISPQALQRLKSTEAIKGMEINEDKEGLNFECEVCIQAKAHTRPYPNESATKISDIADTDTMHKDETLNEYKAFEAMLNTQKEKKIKKVRFDNGGEFVNKEWIEYAAQKGTILETKAPHSSQQNGIAERLNWTLTNKARAMMLESNAPKFLWNEAIAYACYLKN; this is encoded by the exons ATGGCCGAAGCTGTAGCAAGCACTTCAGCCCCCGGTGCAGCTAGCGGAACGCACCGGATTGCACCCCTTCGGGGAACTGAGAATTATAATATGTGGCGCATACAGATGGAAGACATATTATCAGATCTTGATCTATATGGCTACGTAAACAAGACGATTATTGCACCTAGCAAGACTGTACTGAAAACCGAAAGAAACCGGAAAGATGACGAGGGCAAACCATTGCCCGACTATGAATATACAGCAACTAACGACGAGTACACGAAATGGGTTAAAGCCGACCGAAAAGCATTATCTAATATAAGATTAAGAGTCGACGGAAGTGTACTAAACCTAATACAAGGATGCACAACGTCCGCCGACGCTTGGAACGCCCTCGCGACGACTTACCAAGTCAAGGGAACGGTCGGACTCATTGACCTACAAAGAAAGTTTTTCAGTCACCGAATGACTGATGGCGaagacattgaggaacacATCCAACGCATGCGCGGATGGTTCCAGCGAATAAACAATATTAGTCCCGGCTCATGCACTGAAGCCGACTGGATCACAACATTGATTGCGAGCTTACCTGACTCATGGGATTCATTCTCCCAATCAGTAAGTTTCCAATTCGATTTACAAGATAACAGCGCGTTATCAAACCAAGTAAATGACATTAGATCGCGCACAACAGCCGAAGCACATAGAAAGAATGCCCGAAACCCAGAAGGGAAAGCATTCTTTagtacaaacaaagcaagCTTCAATAAACCTATACGTACCGGCAGTAAGGGACCAGATAAGTCCAAGTCTAAATGCAACAACTGCGGTAAGATAGGACACTGGGCAGCCAAATGTAGGGGCccaggtggaggtgcatACAAACCCGGTCAGAACAATGGCAAAGGAACAAATAGAAAGTTCAACGCACCAAACAAAGCCCGAAACGGCAATGCAAGGACGCATATAGCCGTTGAGGACAATAACAGCCGTGCCGACTACGCGTTCTCAACCCTTGAGAATTCGAATATATATGGAAGTAAGCCAACAAACACCTGGATCGCCGATAGTGGAACGACGACTCACATAGCAAACAATAGAAGCCTATTCAGTGAGTATAATCGATCGACAGGATATGTTACAGGCGTGACTGGTAAGGAGCCCATATTGGGCCGAGGTACAGTGGAGCTATTATGCTTAGCCGACCCAGACAAAGATGAATATAGAAGTATCAAACTTACTAATGTAGCATATGTGCCGAGCTCCCCGGCAAACCTTATCAGCTTATCGCTAGTAACCGATAAAGGCTATCGGATATCAATGGATTGGGACCAATTAGTCATATACAGTGCAAACAATGATCCGATCACTTACGGATCAAAACTGAGTGATCGCAAACACGGAAATTTATGGAAAATCAGTGGAACAGCAGTTAGTAAGGAAACagcaagaatgaagaaaACAACCAATGAGTTGGCGCTGATGAAACAAACCGGTCGAACTTGGTTCGAATGGCACAAAACGCTAGGACATATTAGTCCGCAAGCTCTCCAACGCCTGAAAAGCACCGAAGCGATCAAAGGAATGGAaataaacgaagacaaagaaGGACTCAACTTCGAATGCGAAGTATGCATACAAGCAAAGGCACATACACGACCATATCCAAATGAATCGGCAACAAAAATATCCGATATTG CCGATACAGATACTAT GCACAAAGACGAAACGCTGAATGAATATAAGGCATTTGAAGCAATGTTAAATAcacaaaaagaaaagaaaataaaGAAAGTCCGTTTCGATAACGGAGGCGAGTTTGTGAACAAAGAATGGATTGAGTATGCGGCACAGAAAGGGACGATATTAGAAACAAAGGCCCCGCATTCATCTCAGCAAAACGGTATAGCTGAGAGATTAAACTGGACACTCACCAATAAGGCGCGAGCAATGATGCTCGAGTCAAACGCGCCAAAATTCCTATGGAACGAGGCGATCGCATACGCCTGTTACCTTAAGAATTGA
- a CDS encoding Retrotransposon gag protein, with amino-acid sequence MSKHVPSTSTALDTLQPTTQHPLTPPNHSIDLSNSTNAARLPDSTILLSRTQQDACKHGPMTNYSKSTPSTSSSAQPWHLYPHAVSIIPSTRSGVPHPYSRPTSRSSRRSIPSHSQPPTRSPSPTLRDLPGMEPEPTLSALLEAITALTATVGSLQAQITSQGQQLIELKAICKETADLLGDKDQGAPQAQPGPSTGPVTPPTHSGGETHTPGTVRPGLKAPFRPSRGTGFDSEDEEEQRPPKKEPQGTPRRHLGSLTPFDAGSSAKRPKMDLPDPYKGDVRGRKATQWLDRMLLWVALHREQFDEEEQMVVWILYHMTDKAADWALPLIGTIIKGEGNPPTTIPALTAKFKEAFADPDAKRAAARKIAALTQSTTTAEYVTEFRNLMAELDWNTEAFIAQFTRGLHWKVKELLSTKDNIPDDDLEAIFAASIKIDNIRRENEENRPKKAPAKAPVATTTSTSTTTTRVRLSEDPNYVTPEERDRRRASGLCVKCGQKGHGIKQCPNGWKATIKEAAKIGEVLELEKE; translated from the exons ATGTCCAAACATGTGCCGTCAACAAGCACTGCCTTGGATACCCTTCAGCCCACCACTCAACACCCTCTTACCCCCCCTAATCACTCTATTGACCTCAGCAACAGTACCAATGCTGCCAGGTTGCCTGATTCAACAATTTTGTTGTCAAGAACCCAGCAAGATGCTTGCAAACATGGTCCAATGACCAACTACTCCAAATCTACCCCTTCCACTTCCTCATCAGCTCAGCCCTG gCACCTTTatccccacgccgtctcaatcattccatccacacgctctggcgtcccccatccctactcccgtcctaccagccgctccagccgccgctccattccatcccattcccaaccacccactcgcagcccatctcccactctgCGAGACCTGccaggaatggaaccagagccaacccttagcgctctcctcgaggctatcacagccctcactgcCACtgtcgggtccttgcaggcccaaatcacatcccaaggccaacagctcattgagctcaaagccatatgcaaggaaaccgccgacctccttggggataaagatcaaggagcaccacaagcccagcctggcccatcgactgggcctgtcactcctcccacccactcgggaggagaaacccacactccaggcacggttaggcctggactcaaggccccattccggccttcaagagggacaggctttgattcagaagatgaggaagagcaaaggccccccaaaaaggagcctcaaggaacgcctaggaggCATCTAGGGTCTCTGACCCCCTTCGACGCAGGATCTAGCGCCAagcggcccaagatggacctcccggACCCTTACAAGGGCGATGTCAGGGGCCGCAaggccacccaatggctggaccgGATGCTTCTCTGGGTTGCCCTGCACAGGGAAcaatttgatgaagaagagcagatggttgtgtggattctctaccacatgacagataagGCCGCCGATTGGGCGTTACCCCTCATAGGgactatcatcaagggcgagggaaacCCTCCCACCactatcccggccttaacggccaaattcaaggaggcattcGCAGACCCCGATGCCAAGAGAGCGGCTGCCAGGAAAATCGCCGCGCTAACTCAGTCCACAACCACGGCTGAGTATGTCACCGAGTTCCGTAACcttatggcggaacttgattggaacactgaggcgttcattgcccagttcacacgcggtcttcactggaaggtgaaggaactcctgtccaccaaggacaacattccgGACGATGATcttgaggccatatttgccgcctcaattaaaattgacaatatccgtcgggaaaacgaggagaaccgccctaaAAAAGCTCCTGCCAAGGCCCCGGTTGCTACAACCAcctctacctccaccactaccaccagggtccgcttatccgaggaccccaactacgttaccccggaggaaagagATCGCCGCCGtgcgtctggcctttgcgtcaagtgcggtcaaaagggCCACGggatcaaacagtgccccaatggctggaaagccacaatcaaggaagccGCTAAGATAGGAGAAGTTCTTGAGTTGGAAAAAGAATAA
- a CDS encoding Retrotransposable element Tf2 protein — MQNYPTEPIKTLIDSGATSNFISPTIVEKFKIPKTLLENPRVVRMLDGTLSQTGRIWHQVNLAVLANGHIHTIPFLVCPIGNTPAILGMTWLTQESPLINWSLGTVTFPEQVQIASKEEADPNPLADLPEQYHEFAKVFGKEEFKVLPPHREYDIAIDLVPDAKLSPGPLYGMTDAESKALKQHIDEELATGKIRPSTSSTGAPVMFVKKADGSLRLVVDYQKLNDVTHKNVYPLPRQDDLMAKLRHAKIFTKLDLRWGYNNVRIKEGDEWKTAFRTKYGLFEYLVMPFGLTNAPAAFQHFMNDLFRDLIDVTVVIYLDNILIFSENPEEHPAHVKEVLSRLMKNQLFCKLSKCFFHVTTVNYLGIVISPAGFSMDQKKIEAVTSWPQPKTVKQVQAFLGFVNYLRRFIPNFSSVARPLHNLTQKETPWSWGNLEEVAFRELKALVTRSPVLIHSNPKLPYYLETDASGVAMGAILSQRGEDNRLHPVAYMSKSFSGAEANYDTHDKELLAIIKALEEWRIFLEATDRPIQVFTDHRNLEYWMQARTFNRRHARWRIFLSDFNFEIHYRPGKQSGKPDALSRRSDYVDSPVEPEVMLPSEVFANTSEAELEIVTEILSKLKEDPSLEPIIQFLTEDADNAPPSIRKAYRDYDWEEDLLWYCGKLVVPDSEALKERLLKEFHDSPLAGHPGQQRTLELLSRNYWWPGMKSSAKEWVECCPTCQANRRAHAPVIALKPLEVPPYPFHTISYDFITGFPKSNGHDAILVVIDSFSKFGHFIPTTKKVTSKGLAELFISHVWKLHGLPVKTISDRGTTFTGKFLRALYQRLGVKPSFSSAYHPESDGQTERVNQFIEFYLRSYVAADHSDWASWLPLAEYAYNNAKHSATGKTPFELVYGRNPVMNPSNVPANVPEADHVANTLAQEWKEAESALRMTKEKMAGTKGVIPEYSIGEKVWLDAKNVEIRSNSNKLDPKRLGPFKVTEKISSHAYRLELPETMKIHDVFYVGLLSKVHESPSQPLPEQPLPETIEGEEEYEVEQIIDSKQQKGKWFYLIKWKGYGPEDNSWEPEELLEHSQEEIKRFNQARLRKARDAAKSL, encoded by the coding sequence ATGCAAAACTATCCGACGGAACCTATCAAAACGTTAATTGATTCTGGCGCCACATCTAATTTCATCTCCCCCACCATTGTTGAAAAAtttaaaatcccaaaaaccctgctcgaaaatccacgagtagtgagaatgttagatggtaccctttcccagactggtcgcatttggcaccaggttaaTCTcgcggttttggccaatggccacatcCACACTATTCCCTTCCTTGTCTGTCCCATTGGGAACACACCtgccatacttggcatgacatggctcactcaggagtcacccTTGATCAATTGGTCCCTAGGCACGGTTACCTTCCCAGAACAAGTTCAGATTGCATCCAAAGAAGAGGCAGATCCTAATCCCTTAGCCGATCTCCCGGAGcagtaccatgaatttgctaaggtctttggcaaagaagaatttaaggtcctccctccacatagggagtatgatataGCTATAGACCTTGTTCCGGATGCCAAACTATCCCCAGGCCCcctatatggcatgactgatgcggaatcaaaggcgctcaagcaacacattgacgaagaactagcaacgggcaagatccgccccagtacttcTTCTACcggcgccccagtcatgtttgtaaagaaggcagatggatcccTTAGACTGGTCGTGGACTACCAAAAACTCAATGATGTCACTCATAAGAACGTgtacccactcccaagacagGATGATCTGATGGCAAAGTTAAGACATGCCAAGATATTCACAAAACTGGACCTACgatggggctacaacaacgTAAGGATCAaagaaggggatgaatggaagacggctttcAGGACTAAATACGGGCTGTTTGAGTATCTagtaatgccttttggcctcaccaacgccccggccgccttccagcatttcatgaacgacctgttcagggacctcattgacgtaaCGGTGgtcatttacttggacaacatcctcatcttctcagaaaatcCAGAAGAACACCCGGCCCATGTCAAAGAAGTACTGTCCCgattaatgaagaaccagctgttctgcaaactGTCGAAGTGTTttttccacgtcaccacagtCAATTACCTGGGCATCGTTATCTCCCCTGCCggattctccatggatcagaagaagatcgagGCAGTTACATCGTGGCCTCAGCCCAAGACAGTCAAGCAGGTACAGGCATTCTTAGGGTTCGTGAATTACCTCCGCCGctttatccccaacttcagttcCGTGgcacgccccctccacaacctcacacaaaaggaaaccccctggtcatggggtaacctagaAGAAGTGGCATTCCGGGAACTGAAAGCCCTTGTCACCCGGTCACCGGTCTTAATCCATTCCAATCCCAAACTCCCatactacctagaaacagatgcatcaggagtagccatgggagcaattctTAGCCAGAGAGGAGAAGATAACCGTTTACACCCAGTAGCCTACATGTCTAAATCCTTCTCCGGTGCCGAGgccaattatgacacccatgataaggagctcctagccataatcaaggcattagaagaatggcggatcttcctagaggcaacggacagaccaatccaggtgtttacagatcatagaaacctggaatattggatgcaggcaaggactTTTAACCGAcggcatgctagatggcgcatattcctgagcgacttcaattttgaaatacattatcgcccagggaaacagtcaggaaaacccGACGCCCTTTCCAGAAGGTCGGACTACGTAGACTCCCCAgtagaaccagaagtcatgctaccgTCAGAAGTTTTTGCCAATACCTCAGAAGCAGAACTTGAGATCGTCACGGAAATCCTGAGCAAGTTAAAGGAGGACCCTtccctggaacccatcatccagttcctaacAGAAGACGCAGATAACGCACCCCCCTCTATTCGGAAGGCCTATcgggattatgactgggaggaggACCTCCTATGGTATTGCGGGAAACTGgttgtcccagactcggaAGCCCTGAAGGAACGTTTACTCAAagaattccacgactcacCCCTGGCAGGGCACCCTGGACAGCAAAGAACTCTGGAACTCCTgagccgcaactactggtggccaggaatgaagtcatccgccaaggaatgggtagaatgctgtCCCACCTGTCAGGCTAACCGTCGAGCCCACGCcccggtcattgcccttaaacctctggaagttcccccctaccctttccacaccatctcctatgacttcatcacaggttTTCCAAAATCTAATGGTCACGACGCGATCTTGGTAGTTATcgactccttttccaaatttggacatttcatcccaaccaccaaGAAGGTTACGTCCAAGGGTCTAGCGGAATTGTTCATCTCtcatgtgtggaaactaCATGGACTACCAGTCAAGACAATATCAGACAGAGGAACTACGTTCACAGGGaagttcctaagggcactctaccaacgccttggtgtaaaaccatccttctcatcagcctaccacccggagtcagatggtcaaacagagagggtgaaccagttcattgagttctacctgagGTCATACGTTGCGGCAGATCACTCGGACTGGGCTTCCTGGTTGCCACTAGCGGAATACGCATATAACAACGCTAAACACTCCGCCACCGGGAAAACCCCATTTGAATTGGTATACGGGAGGAACCCAGTAATGAATCCGTCCAACGTCCCTGCGAACGTACCAGAAGCCGATCACGTGGCTAATACCTTggcacaagaatggaaagaagcggaatctgccctgagaatgacaaaggaaaaaatggcaggaaccaagggagtGATCCCGGAATATTCCATTggagaaaaagtctggctagacgccaagaacgtGGAGATACgttccaactccaacaaattggaccccaagcgcctaggacccttcaaggtcaccgagaaaatctccagccacgcgtaccgcctggaactccctgagaccatgaaaatccatgacgtattctacgtaggattactgtccaaagtccacgaatccccaagccaaccactcccagaacaaccccttcctgaaacaatagaaggggaagaagagtatgaagttgaacaaatcattgactctaaaCAACAaaaagggaaatggttttatttgataaaatggaaaggttacggtccggaagacaattcatgggagcCGGAAGAACTACTGGAACACAGtcaagaagagatcaaacgcttcaaccaagctagactcagaaaggctcgtgacgccgccaagagcctttaa